The following coding sequences lie in one Pseudomonas sp. B33.4 genomic window:
- the typA gene encoding translational GTPase TypA, with amino-acid sequence MIENLRNIAIIAHVDHGKTTLVDKLLRQSGTLERNELNDERVMDSNDQEKERGITILAKNTAINWNGYHINIVDTPGHADFGGEVERVMSMVDSVLLLVDAQDGPMPQTRFVTKKAFEAGLRPIVVINKVDRPGARPDWVLDQIFDLFDNLGATEEQLDFQVVYASALNGIAGLDHTAMAEDMTPLYQAVVDHVPAPAVDRDGPFQMQISALDYNSFLGVIGVGRIARGRVKPNTPVVAIDADGKERKGRILKLMGHHGLHRIDVEEAAAGDIVCISGFDELFISDTLCDPLTVEAMKPLTVDEPTVSMTFQVNDSPFCGKEGKFVTSRNIKERLDKELLYNVALRVEEGDSADKFKVSGRGELHLSVLIETMRREGFEMALGRPEVIIREVNGVKQEPFENVTIDIPEDSQGKVMEEMGLRKGDLTNMVPDGKGRVRLEYNIPARGLIGFRNQFLTLTNGAGILTSIFDRYDTVKSGHMSGRQNGVLVSVETGKALTYSLETLQARGKLFVEHGQEIYNGQIVGQNSRDNDLGVNPTKGKKLDNMRASGKDETIALVPPVKFTLEQALEYIQEDELCEVTPKSIRLRKKILDESERTRAAKKAKA; translated from the coding sequence GTGATCGAAAATCTACGCAACATCGCCATCATTGCCCACGTTGACCATGGTAAAACCACCCTGGTAGACAAACTCCTGCGTCAATCCGGCACCCTGGAGCGCAACGAGCTCAACGACGAGCGCGTGATGGACTCCAACGACCAGGAAAAAGAGCGCGGTATTACCATTCTGGCGAAAAACACCGCCATCAACTGGAACGGCTACCACATCAACATCGTGGACACCCCGGGCCACGCCGACTTCGGCGGCGAAGTTGAACGCGTAATGTCGATGGTTGACTCCGTTCTGCTGCTGGTTGACGCCCAAGACGGCCCTATGCCGCAAACCCGTTTCGTGACCAAGAAGGCTTTCGAAGCCGGCCTGCGTCCAATCGTGGTGATCAACAAGGTTGACCGTCCAGGCGCGCGTCCGGACTGGGTTCTGGACCAGATCTTCGACCTGTTCGACAACCTCGGTGCTACCGAAGAACAACTGGACTTCCAGGTTGTTTACGCCTCGGCCCTGAACGGTATTGCCGGTCTGGACCACACCGCCATGGCGGAAGACATGACCCCGCTGTACCAAGCGGTAGTCGATCACGTTCCGGCTCCAGCCGTTGACCGTGACGGTCCGTTCCAGATGCAGATCTCCGCTCTGGACTACAACAGCTTCCTGGGTGTTATCGGTGTTGGCCGTATCGCTCGTGGTCGCGTCAAGCCGAACACTCCGGTTGTCGCTATCGACGCCGACGGCAAAGAACGCAAAGGCCGTATCCTGAAGCTGATGGGTCACCACGGTCTGCACCGCATTGACGTTGAAGAAGCAGCAGCTGGCGACATCGTCTGCATCAGCGGCTTCGACGAGCTGTTCATCTCCGACACTTTGTGCGACCCACTGACTGTTGAAGCGATGAAGCCGCTGACCGTTGACGAGCCAACCGTTTCCATGACCTTCCAGGTAAACGACTCGCCATTCTGCGGTAAAGAAGGCAAGTTCGTGACCTCCCGTAACATCAAGGAGCGTCTGGACAAAGAGCTGCTGTACAACGTTGCACTGCGCGTTGAAGAAGGCGACTCGGCTGACAAGTTCAAGGTTTCCGGTCGTGGTGAGCTGCACCTCTCGGTACTGATCGAAACCATGCGTCGCGAAGGCTTCGAAATGGCCTTGGGCCGTCCGGAAGTGATCATTCGTGAAGTGAACGGCGTTAAGCAGGAACCGTTCGAAAACGTGACCATCGACATCCCTGAAGATTCGCAGGGCAAGGTCATGGAAGAGATGGGTCTGCGTAAAGGCGACCTGACCAACATGGTGCCGGATGGCAAGGGCCGTGTTCGTCTGGAATACAACATCCCTGCTCGCGGTCTGATCGGTTTCCGTAACCAGTTCCTGACCCTGACCAACGGTGCTGGCATCCTGACCTCGATCTTCGATCGTTACGACACCGTCAAGTCGGGCCACATGTCCGGCCGTCAGAACGGCGTTCTGGTTTCGGTTGAAACCGGTAAGGCACTGACCTACTCGCTGGAAACCCTGCAGGCTCGTGGCAAGCTGTTCGTAGAACACGGCCAGGAGATCTACAACGGTCAAATCGTTGGTCAGAACAGCCGTGACAACGACCTGGGTGTAAACCCAACCAAAGGCAAGAAGCTCGACAACATGCGTGCTTCGGGTAAAGACGAAACCATCGCTCTGGTTCCACCAGTGAAGTTCACTCTGGAACAGGCTCTGGAATACATCCAGGAAGACGAGCTGTGTGAAGTGACTCCTAAGTCCATCCGTCTTCGCAAGAAGATCCTGGACGAAAGCGAGCGTACCCGCGCTGCCAAGAAAGCCAAGGCGTAA
- the thiI gene encoding tRNA uracil 4-sulfurtransferase ThiI, which produces MKLIVKVFPEITIKSRPVRTKFIRQLAKNIRTVLRDLDPAVVVNGVWDNLELETRVTDAKALKEMGERLTCMPGIAHFLQIDEYPLGDFDDITEKCKEHYGAALAGKIFSVRCKRAGKHAFSSMDVEKYVGSKLRRECGAAGIDLKAPEIEVRIEVRDKRLFVIHSQHNGIGGYPLGALEQTLVLMSGGFDSTVAAYQIIRRGLMTHFCFFNLGGRAHELGVMEVAHFIWKKYGSSQRVLFVSVPFEEVLGEILGKVDNSHMGVVLKRMMLRAASNIADRLHIEALVTGEAISQVSSQTLPNLSVIDCVTDKLVLRPLIVAHKQDIIDTANEIGTADFARHMPEYCGVISVNPKTAAKRGRVEHEEKEFDMAVLERALENAKLVPIDRVIDELGQDVQIEEVSEALAGQIVIDIRHPDAAEDEPLELAGVEVQTMPFYAVNARFKELDPTRQYLLYCDKGVMSRLHAHHLLSEGHANVRVYRPS; this is translated from the coding sequence ATGAAACTAATCGTAAAAGTCTTCCCCGAGATCACCATCAAAAGCCGACCTGTCCGGACGAAATTCATCCGCCAGCTGGCCAAGAACATCCGCACCGTGCTCCGCGACCTGGACCCGGCCGTGGTGGTGAACGGTGTGTGGGACAATCTCGAGCTGGAAACCCGCGTTACCGACGCCAAAGCCTTGAAAGAGATGGGTGAGCGCCTGACCTGCATGCCGGGCATCGCGCACTTTCTGCAGATCGACGAGTACCCGCTGGGCGACTTCGACGACATCACCGAGAAGTGCAAAGAGCACTACGGCGCTGCGCTGGCCGGGAAGATTTTCTCGGTGCGCTGCAAGCGTGCCGGCAAGCACGCCTTCAGCTCGATGGACGTCGAAAAATACGTCGGCAGCAAGCTGCGCCGTGAGTGCGGTGCCGCCGGTATCGACCTGAAAGCGCCGGAAATCGAAGTCCGTATCGAAGTTCGCGACAAACGGTTGTTTGTGATCCACAGCCAGCACAACGGCATCGGCGGTTACCCGCTGGGTGCGTTGGAGCAGACGCTGGTATTGATGTCCGGTGGCTTTGACTCGACGGTTGCGGCCTACCAGATCATTCGTCGCGGCCTGATGACGCACTTCTGCTTCTTCAATCTGGGCGGTCGTGCCCATGAATTGGGCGTGATGGAAGTCGCGCATTTCATCTGGAAGAAGTACGGCAGCTCGCAACGCGTGCTATTTGTCAGTGTTCCGTTCGAAGAAGTGTTGGGCGAAATTCTCGGCAAAGTCGATAACAGTCATATGGGCGTCGTATTGAAGCGTATGATGTTGCGCGCGGCGTCGAACATCGCCGACCGCCTGCACATCGAAGCGCTGGTTACCGGCGAGGCGATCTCCCAGGTGTCGAGCCAGACACTGCCGAACCTGTCGGTGATCGACTGCGTGACCGACAAACTGGTCCTGCGTCCGCTGATCGTGGCGCACAAGCAGGACATCATCGACACCGCCAACGAGATCGGCACCGCCGATTTCGCCCGGCACATGCCGGAGTATTGCGGGGTCATTTCGGTCAATCCGAAGACCGCCGCCAAACGTGGTCGGGTTGAGCACGAAGAGAAAGAATTCGACATGGCGGTGCTCGAGCGTGCGCTCGAAAACGCCAAACTGGTGCCGATCGATCGCGTGATCGACGAATTGGGCCAGGACGTACAGATTGAAGAAGTCAGCGAAGCACTGGCCGGCCAGATCGTGATCGACATCCGTCACCCGGATGCCGCCGAGGATGAGCCGCTGGAACTCGCTGGCGTAGAAGTACAGACGATGCCGTTCTACGCAGTGAACGCTCGTTTCAAGGAGCTGGATCCGACTCGCCAGTACCTGCTGTATTGCGACAAAGGCGTGATGAGTCGCCTGCATGCTCACCATTTGCTCAGTGAGGGGCATGCCAATGTGCGCGTTTATCGACCGAGCTAA
- a CDS encoding YkgJ family cysteine cluster protein has translation MMKPNLIAAAEIDRLDTWAKYSAPMCGSCVSSCCTLPVEVKIKDLVRIGVVDEFELGDPPKNIAKRLQKEGLVERFNQKSGIFTLQRMSNNDCYYLDRKSRLCTIYDKRPDTCRNHPKIGPRPGYCAYKPKEVVREQNFRAIEKF, from the coding sequence ATGATGAAGCCCAACCTGATTGCCGCCGCCGAGATCGACCGTCTCGATACGTGGGCAAAATACTCAGCCCCGATGTGCGGTTCCTGCGTGTCGAGCTGCTGCACGCTGCCGGTTGAGGTGAAGATCAAGGATCTGGTGCGCATCGGTGTGGTCGACGAGTTCGAACTGGGCGACCCGCCAAAGAACATCGCCAAGCGTTTGCAGAAGGAAGGCCTGGTCGAGCGCTTCAACCAGAAGTCCGGCATCTTCACCCTGCAGCGCATGAGCAACAACGATTGCTACTACCTGGATCGTAAGAGCCGCCTGTGCACCATTTATGACAAGCGCCCGGATACCTGCCGCAATCACCCGAAGATCGGCCCGCGGCCGGGGTATTGCGCTTACAAGCCGAAGGAAGTGGTGCGCGAGCAGAATTTCCGCGCGATCGAGAAGTTCTAA
- the glnA gene encoding type I glutamate--ammonia ligase, which produces MSKTVQLIKDHDVKWIDLRFTDTKGTQHHVTMPARDALDEDFFEVGKMFDGSSIAGWKGIEASDMILMPVDETAVLDPFTEDATLILVCDIIEPSSMQGYDRDPRAIAKRAEEHLKATGIGDTVFAGPEPEFFIFDSVKFKSDISGSMFKIYSEQGSWMSDQDIEGGNKGHRPGVKGGYFPVPPFDHDHEIRTSMCNALEEMGLTVEVHHHEVATAGQNEIGVKFNTLVKKADETQTLKYVVHNVADAYGRTATFMPKPLYGDNGSGMHVHMSIWKDGKNTFAGEGYAGLSDTALYFIGGIIKHGKALNGFTNPATNSYKRLVPGFEAPVMLAYSARNRSASIRIPYVSSPKARRIEARFPDPAANPYLAFAALLMAGLDGIQNKIHPGDAADKNLYDLPPEEAKEIPQVCGSLKEALEELDKGRAFLTKGGVFSDDFIDAYIALKSEEEIKVRTFVHPLEYELYYSC; this is translated from the coding sequence ATGTCGAAGACGGTTCAACTCATCAAAGATCATGACGTCAAGTGGATTGATCTGCGCTTCACGGACACCAAAGGCACTCAGCACCACGTGACCATGCCGGCTCGCGATGCGCTGGATGAAGACTTCTTCGAAGTCGGCAAGATGTTCGACGGTTCCTCCATTGCTGGCTGGAAAGGCATCGAAGCCTCCGACATGATCCTGATGCCGGTTGACGAAACGGCCGTTCTCGACCCGTTCACCGAAGACGCCACCCTGATCCTGGTGTGCGACATCATCGAACCTTCGAGCATGCAAGGCTACGACCGCGACCCACGTGCGATCGCCAAGCGTGCCGAAGAACACCTGAAAGCCACCGGTATCGGTGACACCGTGTTCGCTGGTCCAGAGCCAGAATTCTTCATCTTTGACTCGGTGAAATTCAAGTCGGACATCTCCGGCTCGATGTTCAAGATCTACTCCGAGCAAGGTTCGTGGATGTCCGACCAGGACATCGAAGGCGGCAACAAGGGTCACCGTCCAGGCGTCAAAGGCGGCTACTTCCCGGTTCCACCGTTCGACCACGACCACGAAATCCGTACCTCCATGTGCAACGCACTGGAAGAAATGGGCCTGACCGTTGAAGTTCACCACCACGAAGTGGCGACTGCCGGGCAGAACGAAATCGGCGTCAAGTTCAACACCCTGGTGAAGAAAGCCGACGAAACCCAAACCCTGAAGTACGTTGTGCACAACGTTGCTGATGCATACGGCCGCACCGCGACCTTCATGCCGAAGCCACTGTACGGCGACAACGGTTCGGGCATGCACGTACACATGTCGATCTGGAAAGACGGCAAGAACACCTTCGCAGGTGAAGGCTATGCCGGCCTGTCCGATACCGCTCTGTACTTCATCGGCGGCATCATCAAACACGGTAAGGCCCTGAACGGCTTCACCAACCCGGCGACCAACTCCTACAAGCGTCTGGTACCAGGCTTCGAAGCTCCGGTAATGCTGGCCTACTCGGCTCGCAACCGCTCCGCTTCGATCCGTATTCCTTACGTGTCGAGCCCGAAAGCCCGTCGTATCGAAGCACGCTTCCCGGATCCGGCTGCCAACCCTTACCTGGCCTTCGCAGCTCTGCTGATGGCCGGTCTGGACGGTATCCAGAACAAGATCCACCCAGGCGACGCTGCCGACAAAAACCTGTACGACCTGCCGCCTGAAGAGGCGAAAGAGATCCCACAAGTTTGCGGCAGCCTGAAAGAAGCCCTGGAAGAGCTGGACAAGGGCCGCGCGTTCCTGACCAAGGGCGGCGTGTTCTCCGACGACTTCATCGACGCTTACATTGCGCTGAAATCGGAAGAAGAAATCAAGGTTCGCACCTTCGTACACCCACTGGAATATGAGCTGTACTACAGCTGCTGA
- a CDS encoding glycogen/starch/alpha-glucan phosphorylase produces the protein MTQEPLVREAEVAAFRDAVLTKLTYAVGKDPDHAFDHDWFEAIALAARDHMVEHWMDHTRQIYRKGQKRVYYLSLEFLIGRLLYDSLSNLGLLDVAREALTELGVDLERIRLLEPDAALGNGGLGRLAACFMESMSTLGIAGHGYGIRYEHGLFRQAIVDGWQQEQTEHWLDFGNPWEFERPEVVYSIGFGGSVETVTDVSGKSKQVWSPAETVRAIAYDTPVVGWRGASVNTLRLWRARAMEDLHLERFNAGDHLGAVAEVARAESISRVLYPADSTEAGQELRLRQEYFFVAASLQDLLRRHRNMHTSVLTLGDHAAIQLNDTHPSIAVAELMRQLVDVYDVAWDAAWQVTVDTLSYTNHTLLPEALETWPVGLMERMLPRHMQIIYLINAQHIDSLRAKGIHDFDVLRAVSLIEEDNGRRVRMGNLAFLGSHSVNGVSGLHTQLMRKTVFAELHKLYPERINNKTNGITFRRWLYQANPELTSMLVDALGPDLLDNPEERLLDLEPFAEKTAFRKAFAEQRLHSKKALAYLIHERLGIAVNPAAMFDVQVKRIHEYKRQLLNLMHTVALYQAIRAEPEVDWVPRVKIFAGKAAASYHQAKLIIKLTNDIARVVNNDPTVRGLLKVVFLPNYNVSLAESIIPAADLSEQISTAGFEASGTSNMKFGLNGALTIGTLDGANVEMCERIGAEHMFIFGLSAQQVEARKQNHEFSALPDIAASHRLNDVLQAIRGGVFSPDDTSRYTGLIDSLVDYDRFLVCADFDSYWEAQKRVEAHWHDSNNWWRSAVLNTARMGWFSSDRTIREYATDIWKALE, from the coding sequence ATGACTCAAGAACCACTAGTTCGCGAAGCAGAGGTGGCCGCATTCCGCGACGCCGTCCTGACCAAACTCACCTACGCGGTGGGTAAAGACCCCGATCACGCCTTCGACCATGACTGGTTCGAAGCCATCGCCCTCGCGGCGCGTGATCACATGGTCGAACACTGGATGGACCATACCCGGCAGATCTACCGCAAAGGTCAGAAACGGGTGTATTACCTCTCGCTGGAATTTCTTATCGGCCGCTTGCTCTACGACAGCCTGAGCAACCTTGGCCTGCTCGACGTCGCCCGTGAAGCATTGACTGAGCTCGGTGTCGATCTGGAACGCATCCGCTTGCTGGAGCCCGATGCGGCGCTCGGCAACGGCGGCCTCGGTCGTCTGGCGGCGTGCTTCATGGAAAGTATGTCGACCCTCGGCATCGCCGGTCACGGCTACGGTATTCGTTATGAGCACGGCTTGTTCCGTCAGGCCATCGTTGACGGCTGGCAGCAGGAGCAGACCGAGCACTGGCTGGATTTCGGCAACCCGTGGGAATTCGAACGGCCAGAGGTCGTCTACTCCATCGGCTTTGGCGGCAGCGTCGAGACCGTCACCGACGTCTCCGGCAAATCCAAACAGGTCTGGTCGCCAGCGGAAACCGTCCGCGCGATTGCTTACGACACGCCGGTGGTCGGCTGGCGCGGGGCGAGCGTCAACACGCTGCGCCTGTGGCGTGCCCGCGCGATGGAAGATTTGCACCTTGAGCGCTTCAACGCCGGTGACCACTTGGGCGCCGTCGCCGAAGTGGCACGCGCCGAAAGTATCTCCCGCGTGCTCTACCCGGCGGACAGCACTGAAGCGGGGCAAGAGCTACGCCTGCGGCAGGAGTACTTCTTCGTTGCCGCCTCACTGCAGGATCTGCTGCGCCGCCATCGCAACATGCACACCTCGGTGCTGACCCTGGGCGATCACGCGGCGATCCAGCTCAACGACACCCACCCCTCAATCGCCGTTGCCGAACTGATGCGTCAACTGGTCGACGTCTACGACGTGGCGTGGGATGCGGCATGGCAAGTGACGGTCGACACGCTGTCGTACACCAACCACACGCTGCTGCCAGAAGCGCTGGAAACCTGGCCGGTGGGTTTGATGGAACGCATGCTGCCACGGCACATGCAGATCATTTACCTGATCAACGCCCAGCACATCGATTCGCTGCGGGCCAAAGGCATTCACGATTTCGACGTGCTGCGCGCGGTGTCGTTGATCGAAGAAGACAACGGTCGCCGCGTGCGCATGGGCAACCTTGCGTTCCTCGGTTCGCACAGCGTCAACGGCGTGTCCGGGCTGCACACGCAGTTGATGCGCAAAACCGTGTTCGCCGAACTGCACAAGCTCTATCCGGAGCGGATCAACAACAAGACCAACGGCATCACCTTTCGCCGCTGGTTGTATCAAGCGAACCCTGAATTGACTTCGATGCTGGTCGATGCGCTTGGCCCGGACTTGCTCGACAACCCGGAAGAGCGCCTGCTCGACCTCGAACCGTTCGCTGAAAAAACCGCATTCCGCAAAGCCTTTGCCGAACAACGCCTGCACAGCAAAAAGGCTTTGGCCTATCTGATTCACGAACGCTTGGGCATCGCAGTCAACCCTGCTGCAATGTTCGATGTGCAGGTCAAACGGATCCACGAATACAAACGTCAGTTGCTCAACCTGATGCACACCGTGGCGCTGTATCAGGCGATTCGCGCCGAGCCGGAAGTCGACTGGGTGCCACGGGTGAAAATCTTCGCCGGTAAAGCCGCGGCGAGTTATCACCAGGCCAAACTGATCATCAAGCTGACCAACGATATCGCCCGAGTGGTGAACAACGACCCGACGGTTCGTGGCTTGCTGAAAGTGGTGTTCCTGCCTAACTACAACGTCAGCCTGGCGGAAAGTATTATTCCGGCGGCGGACTTGTCCGAGCAGATTTCCACCGCCGGGTTCGAGGCGTCGGGCACCAGCAATATGAAATTCGGCCTCAACGGCGCGCTGACCATCGGTACGCTGGACGGCGCCAACGTCGAGATGTGCGAGCGCATTGGTGCCGAGCACATGTTCATTTTCGGCCTCAGTGCGCAGCAGGTGGAAGCACGTAAACAGAACCACGAGTTCAGTGCCTTGCCGGACATCGCCGCCTCCCATCGTCTGAACGATGTGCTGCAAGCGATCCGTGGCGGGGTGTTCTCGCCGGATGACACTTCGCGCTATACCGGGTTGATCGATTCGCTGGTGGATTACGACCGCTTTCTGGTCTGTGCCGATTTCGACTCTTATTGGGAAGCGCAGAAGCGTGTTGAAGCGCATTGGCACGACTCCAATAACTGGTGGCGTTCGGCAGTGCTCAATACGGCGCGGATGGGCTGGTTCTCTTCGGACCGGACGATTCGCGAGTACGCCACGGATATCTGGAAAGCGCTGGAGTAA